In Dysidea avara chromosome 3, odDysAvar1.4, whole genome shotgun sequence, a single window of DNA contains:
- the LOC136248300 gene encoding cyclic nucleotide-gated channel alpha-3-like, whose amino-acid sequence MNYYSLLWKRIGALNLSELMKGLPLSLRTEISFCVYKDIIAKVSLFQDAEISFIKLISRYCKPVFIPKDEFIIKKGDSSPSMYFITMGTVDVVSEDGEIIFDTLNEGDFFGEMSCLCGAPSLTSFRYMF is encoded by the exons ATGAA TTACTACTCTTTGTTGTGGAAGAGAATTGGTGCACTGAACTTATCAGAATTAATGAAAGGCTTACCATTGTCTCTGCGTACTGAAATTTCATTTTGTGTTTACAAAGATATAATCGCAAAG GtgtcactgtttcaagatgCTGAGATTTCTTTCATTAAGCTTATATCCCGCTACTGTAAACCAGTATTTATCCCAAAAGATGAATTTATCATCAAGAAAGGAGACAGCTCTCCTTCG ATGTATTTTATTACTATGGGAACAGTTGATGTTGTGTCAGAAGATGGTGAAATTATTTTTGACACATTAAATGAAGGAGACTTCTTTGGTGAAATGTCCTGTTTGTGTGGTGCCCCATCACTGACATCATTCAGGTATATGTTCTAA